The following proteins come from a genomic window of Pyxidicoccus sp. MSG2:
- a CDS encoding TolC family protein, which produces MSSLLALTLAATLAAAPPPVLTLEDALSRARKENLDLKAAQARLEQADTASRKAWAGYLPTITASGAIIRNSDAAIIPPGPIAPVPITIQPLVQRQAQIELRQAIIAPQLWAGISAAYKSERVAALNVEQARREILFGVAQAYYGAAAQGKAVNVQERLVELNAARAKDTRVRFEAGTVTRVAQLRAEQDLSRAEQDLIRAQNAYASARLVLATLLAFDDADFDVAPPPEPEVPVKTDPDQLYQRSLEQRADVAASRETVELARTNKLGAWLAYLPTVGVNGAYRIANSGGFTGQSDTWLITFAASWTLWDGGLREANLTEASARIAESLANQRKAELTAREDVKRSQLDLASALANRLKAEQTVELARESQRLTDVSFKAGVATYLEVADANTALTSAEIGLVNERLQSSLAALRLLRSVGAFEARALDSDLKDPDAVPPHLQPLPGQTMPQQLEQPAQPQPEQPAQQPAPQP; this is translated from the coding sequence ATGAGCTCACTTCTGGCGCTGACCCTGGCGGCCACCCTGGCCGCGGCACCGCCGCCCGTATTGACCCTGGAGGACGCGCTCTCCCGGGCCCGCAAGGAGAACCTGGACCTGAAGGCCGCGCAGGCCCGCCTGGAGCAGGCGGACACCGCGTCGCGCAAGGCCTGGGCGGGTTACCTGCCCACCATCACCGCCAGCGGCGCCATCATCCGCAACTCGGATGCGGCCATCATTCCTCCGGGCCCCATCGCCCCGGTGCCCATCACCATCCAGCCGCTGGTGCAGCGCCAGGCGCAGATTGAACTGCGCCAGGCCATCATCGCCCCGCAGCTGTGGGCGGGCATCTCCGCCGCCTACAAGTCCGAGCGCGTGGCGGCGCTGAACGTGGAGCAGGCGCGGCGCGAAATCCTCTTCGGCGTGGCGCAGGCGTACTACGGCGCCGCGGCGCAGGGGAAGGCCGTGAATGTGCAGGAGCGGCTGGTGGAGCTCAACGCGGCGCGCGCCAAGGACACCCGCGTGCGCTTCGAGGCCGGCACGGTGACGCGCGTGGCGCAGCTGCGCGCCGAGCAGGATTTGTCCCGCGCCGAGCAGGACCTCATCCGCGCGCAGAACGCGTACGCCTCCGCCCGGCTGGTGCTCGCCACCCTGCTGGCGTTCGACGACGCCGACTTCGACGTGGCCCCGCCGCCCGAGCCGGAGGTGCCCGTGAAGACGGACCCGGACCAGCTCTATCAGCGCTCGCTCGAGCAGCGCGCGGACGTGGCCGCCTCGCGTGAGACGGTGGAGCTGGCGCGCACCAACAAGCTGGGCGCGTGGCTGGCCTACCTGCCCACGGTGGGCGTCAACGGCGCGTACCGCATCGCCAACTCGGGCGGCTTCACCGGCCAGTCCGACACCTGGCTCATCACCTTCGCGGCGTCCTGGACGCTGTGGGACGGCGGCCTGCGCGAGGCCAACCTCACCGAGGCCTCCGCCCGCATCGCGGAGAGCCTGGCCAACCAGCGCAAGGCCGAGCTGACCGCGCGCGAGGACGTGAAGCGCTCGCAGCTGGACCTGGCGAGCGCCCTGGCCAACCGCCTCAAGGCGGAGCAGACGGTGGAGCTGGCGCGCGAGTCCCAGCGCCTCACCGACGTCTCCTTCAAGGCCGGCGTGGCCACCTACCTGGAGGTCGCCGACGCCAACACCGCGCTCACCAGCGCGGAGATTGGCCTCGTCAACGAGCGCCTCCAGTCGTCCCTCGCGGCGCTGCGCCTCTTGCGCTCCGTGGGCGCCTTCGAGGCCCGCGCGCTGGACTCGGACCTGAAGGACCCGGACGCGGTGCCGCCGCACCTGCAGCCGCTGCCGGGGCAGACGATGCCGCAGCAGCTGGAGCAGCCCGCGCAGCCGCAGCCGGAGCAGCCCGCGCAGCAGCCGGCGCCCCAGCCGTAG